The Microbacterium sp. SORGH_AS_0428 genome contains the following window.
AGCGCGTCGTGAGGCAAAGCAGATAGGCATCCCCGCGACCGATGGCTGCGATGGTGGTGCGGATGTCGTCGGCGTAGCGGACCGCGTCGACCCGCGCGATCGCCGCGCCTCGATCGGCCACCGCAACAGGATCGACCGGAGCCGCCGACGTGATGCGCGCGGCCCAGGCCTCGGCGTCCTCGCCGCTGACCCACGTCACGCCGGCGGCGTGATCGAAGGTCACGAGCGTGCGCACCCGCATCCAGCTCTCGCGCGGCATGTCGTCGGCGGCGACGGGGGCGCCGGCCGCATCCGCGCCGGCCTCGTACGAGAGCCATCCCACCCACCCGCTCCGGAACGGTCCGGCGGGATGCGCAGCGGTGCCACCCGCGGCGACCCGCACCGCACGGACCTGGGCGCCGTCGGCGGGGATGCCGCATCCGATCCAGCTGTAGCCCGCGCCGGCGTCGGGCCCCGCATCGAGCCAGAACGTGTGGTCGCGCTCGGCGAAGAGTGCGTGGACGGCTGCGGGATCGTTCGCGCCGTGCACGCGGACAGGATCAGCGGGCACGCTCCCAGGCTAGCGATACCGCGAGCATCTAGGCTCGACGGCGTGAACGATCTGCTCACCGCGATTCTCGATGCCGTGCGCGAGGTGGATCCGGTGCTGCGCGTCGTTCTCGCCGGCGTGGCCATCATGCTGGAGACGAGCGTGCTGGTCGGGCTCATCGTTCCGGGCGACACGATCGTGATCGTCGCGGGAACCGCGGTCGCCACGCCCCTGGAAGGCGTCCTCCTCGGCGCGGCCGTCGTGCTCGGGTCGCTGATGGGCGAGACGCTCGGGTACGTCCTGGGCCGTTATCTGGGGCCGTGGCTGCGCCGGTCGCGCCTCGGGCGCCGCATCGGCGAGGAGAACTGGGCCAGGTCGGAGCGCTACCTCGAGCGTCGGGGCGGGCCCGCCATCTTCCTGTCCCGCTTCCTGCCCGTGCTCCACTCTCTCGTGCCGTTGACGGTCGGCATGGCGCGCTTCCCCTATCGCCGGTTCCTCGCCTGGACGGCGCCGGCATGCATCATCTGGGCGAGCCTCTACATCGGTGTCGCGGCGGCCGCGGCGGGCACGTACCGCGAGCTGTCCGAGCGCATCCACTACGCGGGTTACATCTTCGTCGCCATCATCGTGGTGTTCGTCGTGTTGGTGTTCATCGGCAAGAAGATCATCGAGCGGGTCGAGCGTCGGCACATGGCAGAGCCCGCGTCCACCCCGGAGCCCCGGGCGACGGACGTGGAAGACTGAGGACGTGGCCGAATCCCGTCGTCCGACCCGTCCCGACAAGATCCTCTGGATCGCCCGACTCGAGCGCCGATTTCACGCGTGGCGTGAACGGGGCGCCCGTCGTCGTGGGCGCACGCCGGCGGTGGCGGCCTTTCCCGGCTACGGTTCCGAGCGCTGGGTGCGGGTGCTCGCACGCGTCGTGATCCCTCCGGTCGGCCGAGACAAGGGCGAGTACGCGGGCATTCGCGGATGGCGCAGCTTCGCCGCGATCCCGGTCGCGTACGGTCAGGTGCGGGTCACCGTGGGCGGTGAGATGCACGACGTCGTCGCCGACCGCGGCGGCGTCGTGGATGTGGTGCTCCCGGTGAGCCTGGAGCCGGGGTGGCAGACGCTCACGGCGCAGGTCGAGGGCGGTCAGACCACCACGCTGCGGGTGTTCATCGTCTCCGACGGTGCCCGGTTCGGTGTCGTGAGCGACATCGACGACACCGTCATGGTCACCGCCATCCCCCGTCCGATGCTCGCCGCCTGGAACTCCTTCGTCCTCAATGAGCACGCCCGGCAGCCGGTCCCCGGGATGTCGGTACTGCTCGAGCGCGTGACGCGCGAGAATCCCGGCGCTCCCCTCGTCTACCTCTCGACGGGCTCGTGGAACGTCGCCCCGACGCTCACTCGTTTCCTTCGCCGGCACCTCTTCCCCTCCGGCGCCATGCTGCTCACCGACTGGGGGCCGACCCACGACCGGTGGTTCCGCAGCGGCCCCGCCCACAAATCGACCAACCTCAACCGGCTGGCACAGGAGTTCCCCGACATCCGCTGGCTGCTGATCGGGGACGACGGACAGGCCGACGACGCGATCTACACGGAGTTCGCGGGGGCGCACCCCGCCAACGTCGCGGCCGTCGCCATCCGCCGCCTGACGCCCGCCGAGGCCGTGCTCGCCGGTGGCCGGACGGCCGTCAACGACCACTCCGCCGCGAGTGTGCCGTGGGTCAGCGGCGACGACGGAGCCGAGCTGCTCGACAGGTTGGAAGAGGCCGGTGTCGTACGCCCCGGCGTAGGCTGACCGGCATGTGTGGTCGGTTCGTCGTCGCCAACGTCGCGTCGGAGCTCGTCGGAGTACTCCGCGTCGACACGATCAACCCCTCGCTGCCGGCACCGTCGTACAACGTCGCACCGATGAGCACGGCGGCGATCGTCCTGGACTCCGCCAAGACCGAGCCGCCCACCCGGCGACTCGAGCCCGCGCGATGGGGTCTGGTGCCCGCGTGGGCGAAGGATCCGAAGATCGGGGCCCGCGCCTTCAACGCCCGTGCCGAGGAACTCGAGGACAAGCCGATGTTCCGCGGTGCGCTCATCAAGCGCCGCGCGGTCGTGCCGACGACCGGTTACTACGAGTGGAAGCAGCTCGCCGACGGAAAAGAGCCGCACTTCATCCACCCCGCCGACGATTCGCCCCTGTTCCTCGCGGGGTTGTACGAGTGGTGGAAGGACCCGAGCAAGGGCGAGGACGACCCCGACCGCTGGCTGCTGAGCTTCACCGTCCTCACCCGCGACGCGATCGGCGCTCTCGGTTCGATCCACGACCGCATGCCCCTGTTCCTCGACGCCGACTTCGCCGATGCATGGCTCGACACCGACACGGAGAACGTCGGTGACATCCTGGATGCCGCGATCGACGCGGCTCCCGAGCTCGCCCAGACCCTCGAGACCCGCGTCGTCTCCGCCGCCGTCGGCAACGTGCGCAACGACTCGCCCGCGCTGATCGAACCCGCGTGAGCGCCGCGATGTCGCGCTAGCAGAAACGCCCACCCGAGGTTCGAGCGCCGGCCCGCGGTCATCCACGCTGCCCCGCGTTGGAGGACAACGGTCGCATCGAATCACTCATCAGTGTTGCTGAGTACCGGTACTCAGTGTTACTTTGTAGTGGTAGTCAGCATTAAGGAGTAGCGCGTGGGCAAGCAAGACACAGAGATGCTCAAGGGCGTTCTCGAGGGCGTCGTTCTCGCCGTGCTCTCGTCGCGCCCCGCCTACGGCTACGAGATCACGGCCGATCTGCGTGAGCGTGGATTCGTCGATCTCTCCGAGGGCACCGTGTACGCCATCCTCGTGCGCATCGAGCAGCGAGGTCTCGTGGACGTGGAGAGAGTGGCCTCGGAGAAAGGGCCGCCCCGCAAAGTCTTCACGCTCAACGAACATGGGCGAGCACAGCTCGAGGAGTTCTGGACGACCTGGGACCTTCTCGCCTCCCGGATCGAAGCCCTCCATGAGAAAGCGAAGTGACATGGCCTGGTACGAGAAGATCATCGGCGATCTGAGCGCCAAGAAGCAGTGGCGTGAGTACCGCCGCCGTCTGGACGCCCTGCCCGAGCCCTACCGCCGCACGGCCGCGGCGCTCGAGCGTTATCTCCTGAATCTCGGACCCACGAACAACACCGAGAGTCTGATGCGCATGGTGACCGACCTCGTCGACCTGCTCGAACAGGGAGCTGCGGATCGGACCCCCGTACGCGACCTCGTCGGAAAGGATCCCGCGGGCTTCGCGGAGGAGTTCATGTCCAACTACGGCGACGACAGCTGGATCGGGCGCGAACGCACCCGACTCGCGCAGGCCGTCGATGAGGCTTCGCGCACCCAGGACTGACTGCCGACTCACGCACGCCCTCCGACACCCGGTCGGTCGGAGGCGATGGTCTCGTGCGCCCTTCGACCGGTCGAATCGGAAGGAACACCCCATGTCGGTCATCGACGCCGCCCCCGCCATCCGCGTGCGGGGACTCTCGAAGTCGTACGGCGCCGTCCACGTCTTGAAAGGCGTCGACCTCGATGTAGCCCCCGGAACGATCGTCGCCCTGCTCGGCTCGAACGGAGCCGGAAAGACGACCATCGTCCGCATCCTGTCGACGCTGCTCACCGCCACCGACGGGACTGCCGAGGTCGCCGGGATCGACGTCGCGACGAACGGCGTGCGCGTGCGACGTTCGATCAGTGTGACGGGACAGTTCGCCGCCGTCGACGAAGCGCTCACAGGTCGAGAGAATCTCCTTCTCATCGCTCGACTCCGCCACATCCCCGAGCCGCGCCGCGCCGCCGACGAGCTGCTGACCCGCTTCTCACTCGTGGAGGCCGGCGACAGGGCGGCATCCACCTACTCGGGCGGCATGCGTCGGCGACTCGACATCGCCATGAGTCTCGTCGGCGACCCTGCCGTCATCTTCCTCGACGAGCCCACCACGGGGCTCGACCCTCACGCACGCATCGACGTATGGGAGGCAGTCCGGGGGCTCGCCGCCTCCGGAACCACCATCCTGCTGACCACGCAGTATCTCGAGGAGGCCGAGAACCTCGCCGACCGCATCGCGATCCTCCATGACGGACGCATCATCGCCGAGGGGACTCTTGCCGATCTCCGCGCCTTGTTGCCCCCGGTCGCCCGGGAGTACGTCGAGCGACAGCCCAGCCTCGAAGAGATCTTCCTCGCCATCGTCGGCTCGGCCGGCGCCACCGCAACGGAGACATCATGACCACTCACGTCCTCACCGACACCGCCGTGCTCACCGGGCGGTCGCTACGTCACATCCTGCGCAGCCCCGACACGATCGTCACGACGGCGGTCATGCCGATCGCGATGATGCTGCTGTTCGTCTTCGTGTTCGGCGGCGCGATCGACACCGGCGGGACGGCCTATGTCGACTATCTCCTGCCCGGCATCCTCCTCATCACCGTGGCGTCCGGAGTCGCCTACACCGCCTACCGGTTGTTCCTCGACATGAAGAGCGGAATCATCGATCGGTTCCGGTCGATGCCGATCGCCTCCACGAGTGTCCTGTGGGGACACGTACTCACTTCGCTTCTCGCCAACGCGGTGTCACTCGTGCTCGTCGTGGGCATCGCTCTGCTGCTGGGATTCCGATCGACAGCCTCACTTGGCGCATGGCTGAGCATCGCGGGGATCCTCATGCTCTTCACGCTCGCGCTCACCTGGATCGCGGTGATCGCGGGCCTGGCGGCGAAGACGATCGATGGCGCGAGCGCCTTCAGCTACCCCCTCATCTTCCTGCCGTTCGTCAGCTCCGCCTTCGTCCCCACGGAAACGATGCCTGGGCCTGTGCGGTGGTTCGCCGAGAACCAGCCGGTGACCGCGATCGTCGACACCATCCGCGCACTGTTCGCGCAGCAGCCCGTCGGCGGCCAGATCTGGACGGCTCTCGCCTGGTGCCTCGGCATTCTGGTGGTCGCAGTGACGATCGCCATCGTCATGTTCCGGGGCACGCGTCGCTGAGCCGCGTGTGTCGAGGCGCCAGAATGGACGATGGCGCAGCAAGAAGGGAGGGCAGATGTCCTCGGGAAATCGGTTTCCGCTCGCCATCGGCACGCGCGGCGCCAGGAAACCCGTCGACACTGCTCGATCCCGTGCGAGATCGACAGCCTCCGTGGACGTGCCGGCGATCACGCTCGAGCGCGACGATTGGCACGGACGTGAACAGCGTCACGCCGAGCGGGCCGACGCACTCACTGCCGGACGTCGCGACCGGGCCGCTCGGGGCCGGACGCACCCGGTCGAGGACTTCCTGTTCACCTATTACGGCTACAAACCGGCGCTGTTGCGTCGCTGGCATCCGGGCACGGCGTATGCGCTGGCTGATGCGGCGCACGAGGCTCGTGCCGAATGGCGCTGGTACGCCCGCGGCGAGAACGGCTGCGTGCGTGTCGATGCGCGCGCCTTCGCCGCCGAGAAGCGCCTGCTGCTGACCGGTGTCGCCGCGATTCTGAAAGGCACCCGTGGGCGCAGCGCGCAGTACGGCTGCTTCGGGATGCACGAGTGGGCGATGCTCTACCGTTCTCCGGCACCACGCCATGCGGTGCCGTTGCGGCTGGGATCGACGGGCACGGACGCCGTGGTCGAGTCGCACGAGCTGCGGTGTACGCATTTCGACGCCTTCCGCTTCTTCACCGACGATGCGGTGCCCCGCAACCGTGCGCCGCTCGCGCGCGACACCCAGGCGGCCCACGAGCAGCCGGGCTGCCTGCACGCGGGCATGGACCTCTACAAATGGGCGGTCAAGCTCGGTCCGCTCGTGCCCGGCGACACCCTGCTGGACGCATTCGAACTCGCCCGCGACATCCGGGCGCTCGACATGCGCGCCTCGCCCTACGATCTGCGCGCCTGGGGCTACGAGCCCGTCGCCGTGGAAACGGCAGAGGGCAAGGCCGTCTACGTCGCCGAACAGCGAGCGTTCACTCGACGGGCGGAGCCGCTGCGCGAGCAGTTGCTCGCCCACATCCACTCGGCGTCGGCCGCCTGAACCGGCGATTCAGCGCGCCGCAGCGGCGACGTCCCGAGGAAGCAGCACCCGGAGCGAGAACCACTCGGCACCCCCGTCGACCGACACCGATCCGCCATAGGTCTCCGCTGCCGCCTCGATGTTGCGCAGCCCGTATCCGTGCCCGTCGCCGACCTTGCGCGTGACGATACGACCGTCGCGTCGACGCAGATGCCCGTCGAAGGTGTTCTCCACTCGCAGCATCACGAAGTCGTCGTGCGCGAAGAGCGAGAACTTCACCATCCGCTGCGACTCGGGAAGTCGCGCCGTCGCCTCGAACGCGTTGTCGAGCGCGTTGCCCGCGATCGCGGTGATGTCCAGCGGTCGCAGTCCCGCCAGCAGCCGCCCATCGGCGACGGTGGCGACGTGGATGCTCTGCTCCCTGGCGTACATGAGCTTGGCCGTCAGCACAGC
Protein-coding sequences here:
- a CDS encoding DedA family protein → MNDLLTAILDAVREVDPVLRVVLAGVAIMLETSVLVGLIVPGDTIVIVAGTAVATPLEGVLLGAAVVLGSLMGETLGYVLGRYLGPWLRRSRLGRRIGEENWARSERYLERRGGPAIFLSRFLPVLHSLVPLTVGMARFPYRRFLAWTAPACIIWASLYIGVAAAAAGTYRELSERIHYAGYIFVAIIVVFVVLVFIGKKIIERVERRHMAEPASTPEPRATDVED
- a CDS encoding phosphatase domain-containing protein; translation: MAESRRPTRPDKILWIARLERRFHAWRERGARRRGRTPAVAAFPGYGSERWVRVLARVVIPPVGRDKGEYAGIRGWRSFAAIPVAYGQVRVTVGGEMHDVVADRGGVVDVVLPVSLEPGWQTLTAQVEGGQTTTLRVFIVSDGARFGVVSDIDDTVMVTAIPRPMLAAWNSFVLNEHARQPVPGMSVLLERVTRENPGAPLVYLSTGSWNVAPTLTRFLRRHLFPSGAMLLTDWGPTHDRWFRSGPAHKSTNLNRLAQEFPDIRWLLIGDDGQADDAIYTEFAGAHPANVAAVAIRRLTPAEAVLAGGRTAVNDHSAASVPWVSGDDGAELLDRLEEAGVVRPGVG
- a CDS encoding SOS response-associated peptidase, producing MCGRFVVANVASELVGVLRVDTINPSLPAPSYNVAPMSTAAIVLDSAKTEPPTRRLEPARWGLVPAWAKDPKIGARAFNARAEELEDKPMFRGALIKRRAVVPTTGYYEWKQLADGKEPHFIHPADDSPLFLAGLYEWWKDPSKGEDDPDRWLLSFTVLTRDAIGALGSIHDRMPLFLDADFADAWLDTDTENVGDILDAAIDAAPELAQTLETRVVSAAVGNVRNDSPALIEPA
- a CDS encoding PadR family transcriptional regulator, producing MGKQDTEMLKGVLEGVVLAVLSSRPAYGYEITADLRERGFVDLSEGTVYAILVRIEQRGLVDVERVASEKGPPRKVFTLNEHGRAQLEEFWTTWDLLASRIEALHEKAK
- a CDS encoding DUF1048 domain-containing protein, with the protein product MRKRSDMAWYEKIIGDLSAKKQWREYRRRLDALPEPYRRTAAALERYLLNLGPTNNTESLMRMVTDLVDLLEQGAADRTPVRDLVGKDPAGFAEEFMSNYGDDSWIGRERTRLAQAVDEASRTQD
- a CDS encoding ABC transporter ATP-binding protein, with translation MSVIDAAPAIRVRGLSKSYGAVHVLKGVDLDVAPGTIVALLGSNGAGKTTIVRILSTLLTATDGTAEVAGIDVATNGVRVRRSISVTGQFAAVDEALTGRENLLLIARLRHIPEPRRAADELLTRFSLVEAGDRAASTYSGGMRRRLDIAMSLVGDPAVIFLDEPTTGLDPHARIDVWEAVRGLAASGTTILLTTQYLEEAENLADRIAILHDGRIIAEGTLADLRALLPPVAREYVERQPSLEEIFLAIVGSAGATATETS
- a CDS encoding ABC transporter permease is translated as MTTHVLTDTAVLTGRSLRHILRSPDTIVTTAVMPIAMMLLFVFVFGGAIDTGGTAYVDYLLPGILLITVASGVAYTAYRLFLDMKSGIIDRFRSMPIASTSVLWGHVLTSLLANAVSLVLVVGIALLLGFRSTASLGAWLSIAGILMLFTLALTWIAVIAGLAAKTIDGASAFSYPLIFLPFVSSAFVPTETMPGPVRWFAENQPVTAIVDTIRALFAQQPVGGQIWTALAWCLGILVVAVTIAIVMFRGTRR
- a CDS encoding 3-methyladenine DNA glycosylase, with translation MPAITLERDDWHGREQRHAERADALTAGRRDRAARGRTHPVEDFLFTYYGYKPALLRRWHPGTAYALADAAHEARAEWRWYARGENGCVRVDARAFAAEKRLLLTGVAAILKGTRGRSAQYGCFGMHEWAMLYRSPAPRHAVPLRLGSTGTDAVVESHELRCTHFDAFRFFTDDAVPRNRAPLARDTQAAHEQPGCLHAGMDLYKWAVKLGPLVPGDTLLDAFELARDIRALDMRASPYDLRAWGYEPVAVETAEGKAVYVAEQRAFTRRAEPLREQLLAHIHSASAA